Proteins found in one Nitrosopumilus maritimus SCM1 genomic segment:
- a CDS encoding PEP-utilizing enzyme: MDCSNLENFFSSKSDVLKFLFHKLKKSTIEEMMFFSIYEWDKNKEKILCELSNNFPSELVIVRSSAMGEDSIQKSEAGNYLSIQNVNSSSKKQLEKSIQKVINSYHKKGNYNKNNQILIQKQSLDIITSGVIFSKSLNIGSPYYIINFDDGTNTDSVTKGEVGNIIKISRFSASVKIPLKWKKLIKSVQEIEKILGTDLLDIEFGINIHKEIIIFQVRPLTSTKSITIKNFNNHFPKLIETNKKYFSKLQKNPSLIGNRTIFSDMSDWNPAEIIGSNPNLLDYSLYDYLIMKNTWSKSREMLGYTKVKTNSLMVKFGQKPYVDVRSSFNSLIPAKIPKKLKSKLMAYYMNKIQNFPHLHDKIEFEILFSCYDPTIKNRLNELHKYNFSKEEIHQIDQLLKKFTGDLIDNFPSILNATLDAMRQLKENREKSLKSLIDVKSPSKILNTLEKLLNDCRNIGTLYFSIMARLAFVSSIILKGLEKNGNLDSKILENFMNTLQTPLSDIQHDLNSYVNGDLSRKQFLVKYGHLRPGTYDITASRYDKDKNFFNNVKYLKNEIDKISFNEFKFKKIFQKHIPFESEKFLFFIKESISQREKTKFEFTKNLSSVIELIAMLGKLYGFSREDVSNLSVDFILRNKNKNKNEIRKLWTKNILKEKNSKSLKNYLSLPPLLTHENDFDVHEHYISKPNFITSKKITADIYTIKNSKKFLDVENKIVLIENADPGYDWLFTKNISGLITKYGGVASHIAIRCAELGLPAAIGCGDILFEQLENTQKVLLDCKHHQIIILEKNTEDNYSEEKKLLKSLGYIK, encoded by the coding sequence ATGGACTGCTCAAATTTAGAAAATTTTTTTAGTTCCAAATCTGATGTACTAAAATTTCTTTTTCACAAACTCAAAAAATCCACTATCGAAGAAATGATGTTTTTTTCTATTTATGAATGGGATAAAAATAAAGAGAAAATTTTGTGTGAACTTTCTAACAACTTCCCCTCTGAATTAGTTATTGTTAGAAGCTCAGCAATGGGTGAGGATTCAATACAAAAATCTGAAGCTGGAAATTATTTGAGTATCCAAAATGTAAATTCTTCATCAAAGAAACAACTAGAAAAATCAATCCAAAAAGTGATTAATTCTTATCACAAGAAAGGCAATTACAATAAAAATAATCAAATTTTAATTCAAAAACAATCCCTTGATATTATTACAAGTGGAGTTATTTTTTCAAAATCTCTCAATATTGGTTCACCTTATTATATCATAAATTTTGATGATGGAACAAATACTGATAGTGTTACAAAAGGTGAAGTTGGAAATATCATAAAAATTTCTAGATTTTCAGCTTCTGTAAAAATTCCATTAAAATGGAAAAAACTAATCAAATCTGTTCAAGAAATAGAGAAAATCTTAGGCACTGATTTACTTGATATCGAGTTTGGAATTAATATACATAAAGAAATTATTATTTTTCAAGTACGTCCGCTTACCTCTACAAAATCCATCACGATAAAAAATTTTAATAATCATTTTCCAAAATTAATAGAAACTAACAAAAAATATTTTTCAAAACTTCAAAAAAATCCCTCTCTGATTGGTAACAGAACAATTTTTTCTGATATGTCTGATTGGAATCCTGCAGAAATAATTGGCAGTAATCCGAATTTGTTAGATTATTCATTATATGATTATTTGATTATGAAAAATACTTGGAGTAAAAGTAGAGAAATGTTAGGTTACACCAAAGTGAAGACTAATTCTCTTATGGTAAAGTTTGGCCAAAAACCCTATGTTGATGTAAGATCAAGTTTCAATTCATTAATTCCTGCAAAAATCCCCAAAAAATTGAAATCCAAATTGATGGCTTATTATATGAATAAAATCCAAAATTTCCCACATCTTCATGATAAAATTGAATTTGAAATTTTATTTTCTTGTTATGATCCGACAATAAAAAATCGACTAAATGAATTACATAAATATAATTTTTCTAAAGAAGAAATTCATCAAATAGATCAATTGTTGAAAAAATTCACTGGAGATTTAATTGATAACTTTCCTAGTATTCTGAATGCTACACTTGATGCTATGAGACAATTAAAAGAGAATCGAGAGAAAAGTCTCAAAAGCTTAATTGATGTCAAATCACCTTCGAAAATTTTGAATACTCTTGAAAAATTGCTGAATGACTGTAGAAATATTGGTACTCTTTATTTCTCAATAATGGCTAGATTAGCCTTTGTTTCTTCAATAATTTTGAAAGGATTGGAAAAAAATGGAAATTTAGACTCAAAAATATTGGAAAACTTCATGAATACTTTACAAACCCCATTATCTGATATTCAACATGACCTAAATTCTTATGTAAATGGAGATCTTTCAAGAAAACAATTTCTTGTAAAATATGGCCATTTGCGACCTGGAACTTATGATATTACTGCATCTCGTTACGATAAAGATAAAAATTTTTTCAATAATGTAAAATATCTTAAAAATGAAATTGACAAAATTTCTTTTAATGAATTTAAATTTAAAAAAATTTTTCAAAAACACATTCCTTTTGAATCTGAGAAATTCTTGTTTTTTATAAAAGAATCAATTTCTCAAAGAGAAAAAACAAAATTTGAATTTACCAAAAATTTGAGTTCGGTGATAGAATTAATTGCAATGTTGGGTAAATTGTATGGATTTAGTAGAGAAGATGTTTCCAATTTGAGTGTCGATTTTATTCTTAGAAACAAAAACAAAAACAAAAATGAAATTCGTAAATTATGGACAAAAAATATCTTAAAAGAAAAAAATTCTAAATCATTAAAAAATTATTTATCCCTTCCACCACTTTTAACTCATGAAAATGACTTTGATGTTCATGAACATTATATTTCTAAACCAAATTTTATTACATCTAAAAAAATCACTGCTGATATATATACAATAAAAAATTCCAAGAAATTTTTAGATGTTGAAAACAAAATTGTTTTGATAGAAAATGCTGACCCAGGTTATGATTGGTTATTCACAAAAAATATTTCTGGATTAATTACAAAATATGGAGGTGTTGCATCTCATATTGCTATAAGATGTGCTGAATTAGGACTTCCAGCTGCAATTGGTTGTGGTGATATTTTATTTGAACAGTTAGAAAATACTCAAAAAGTATTACTTGACTGTAAACATCATCAAATAATTATTTTGGAAAAAAATACCGAAGATAACTATTCTGAAGAAAAAAAACTCTTAAAATCTTTAGGTTACATAAAATAA
- a CDS encoding DsbA family protein, with protein sequence MPTKIVIAAAVIVVGIAMSIYAVTGMDMNTKVAEAARVDVENIKQYSHSLGNSNAPITIIEFGDFQCPFCSEWYKETAMPLKEKYIESGQVELVFVDYPFLGDDSYPTAHASYCAEQQGMYWEFHEILYLNQGDTNDGWASADKIRDFASQINLDMEKYDECMSSSEFNQKIDQSLKLGEVHEVNQTPTFIVVNERGEYQKIEGKQPLVVFEELMQKMK encoded by the coding sequence ATGCCAACTAAAATTGTAATTGCAGCTGCAGTGATTGTTGTTGGTATTGCCATGAGTATTTATGCAGTAACTGGAATGGATATGAACACCAAGGTGGCAGAAGCAGCTAGGGTAGATGTAGAAAACATCAAACAATACAGCCACTCTTTGGGCAATTCAAATGCACCAATTACAATTATAGAATTTGGAGATTTCCAGTGTCCATTTTGTAGTGAGTGGTATAAAGAAACTGCAATGCCTTTGAAAGAGAAGTATATAGAATCAGGTCAAGTGGAATTGGTGTTTGTGGATTATCCATTTTTAGGAGATGATTCCTATCCTACAGCACATGCAAGTTATTGTGCAGAACAACAAGGGATGTATTGGGAATTTCATGAAATATTATATCTAAACCAAGGAGACACCAATGATGGATGGGCAAGTGCAGATAAAATAAGAGATTTTGCAAGTCAGATTAATTTAGATATGGAAAAATATGATGAATGTATGTCTTCTTCAGAATTTAATCAAAAAATTGATCAAAGTCTAAAGTTAGGAGAGGTACATGAAGTAAACCAAACTCCAACATTTATTGTTGTAAATGAGCGTGGAGAATATCAAAAAATCGAAGGTAAACAACCATTAGTTGTGTTTGAAGAACTAATGCAAAAAATGAAATAA
- a CDS encoding sulfatase family protein, whose protein sequence is MKPNIIFVLLDGARWDRIENSFEFSDLRKDGIFINNVSTVFPYTSGSLNVIFSGQFGKENGVDGYYKVLKLKNSIQILPEILQNYGYFTARGLLNDKLLSPRGYDLRTVHNEFEDDLNDIHPKLINDVFQKANGKPVFLFLHFTRIHTFTVSEILDKYDWNDKTFYDLVNSNLKKYDQTIDEAGHYAKKITNTIKILGEEENTIIIFFSDHGTGVGERYGERSYGSFTYEETIRTFYLFTGSLLLKNKFSDKLRSTLDIMPTILELCKIDENLNLFGKSFAGFLTGETTHLSENPFTFSETGALEGPFPSPEHSNVFCIKTSNYKLIYYVSNNSWELFDLQKDFHEKNNLIGTLPLIEDDLKQKLLNWINR, encoded by the coding sequence TTGAAGCCTAACATTATTTTTGTATTATTAGACGGTGCACGGTGGGATCGTATAGAAAATTCATTTGAATTTTCAGATTTAAGAAAAGATGGAATTTTTATAAATAATGTTTCAACTGTTTTTCCATACACTTCTGGTTCACTAAATGTAATTTTTTCAGGACAATTTGGTAAAGAGAATGGTGTAGATGGCTATTACAAAGTATTGAAGTTAAAAAATTCCATACAAATTTTGCCTGAGATTCTTCAAAATTATGGATATTTTACTGCTCGGGGGTTACTTAATGATAAATTATTGTCTCCTAGAGGATATGATCTTCGAACTGTTCATAATGAATTTGAAGATGATCTAAATGACATTCATCCAAAATTAATTAATGATGTATTTCAAAAGGCAAATGGAAAACCTGTTTTTCTTTTTTTACATTTTACTCGTATCCATACATTTACGGTTTCTGAAATTTTAGATAAATATGACTGGAACGATAAGACCTTTTATGATTTAGTAAATTCCAATCTTAAGAAATATGATCAAACAATTGATGAAGCTGGGCATTATGCCAAAAAAATCACCAATACAATCAAGATTCTTGGAGAAGAGGAAAACACAATAATTATTTTCTTTTCAGATCATGGTACTGGTGTTGGAGAAAGATATGGTGAACGAAGCTATGGTTCATTTACGTATGAAGAAACAATTAGAACTTTTTATCTTTTCACAGGGTCACTTCTTCTAAAAAATAAATTTTCTGACAAATTAAGAAGTACTTTGGATATAATGCCTACTATCCTTGAATTGTGTAAAATAGATGAAAATCTGAATCTCTTTGGAAAAAGCTTTGCAGGATTTCTCACTGGAGAAACAACTCATCTTAGTGAAAACCCATTTACTTTTTCTGAAACTGGTGCATTAGAAGGTCCATTCCCTTCTCCTGAGCATTCTAATGTTTTTTGTATTAAAACATCTAATTATAAATTAATTTATTATGTTTCTAACAATTCTTGGGAATTATTTGATTTGCAAAAAGATTTCCATGAAAAAAATAATTTGATAGGAACTTTACCATTAATTGAAGATGATTTAAAACAAAAACTCTTGAATTGGATAAATCGTTAA
- the egtB gene encoding ergothioneine biosynthesis protein EgtB yields the protein MTTNPELTERKPLLEQFRETRSRTLELVKTLEKDDFVVQTAFFMSPPKWHVGHVSWIYEAIMSKLDKNYEFYSKEFSEYLNSYYQQFGVPHDKGLRGVISRPTVDQIFQYFNTINQRVEKFIETQSLDKNAVRLITMGFHHECQHQELLVYDLQHLLAEQYRPVKKNQIQKQNSVEQSSVQINGGLYTMGFNGKKFCYDIELPEHKVYLNNYKIDVFPITNKQYLEFIEDGGYETYKYWLSDGWEKVKDNKWNAPMYWEKVNGKWNVRDFLGIREINPNEPVCHVSFYEADAYCKWAGKRLPTEAEWEKAACWNESKQEKTIFPWGNEQPTENKANLLESYHWGCTEIGTYPEGISSSGCQQMIGDIWEWTSSEFTGYPGFKTGFDEYNDKWFTNQKVLRGGSFGTPKMSIRGSYRNFFRLDERWLFSGFRCAEDI from the coding sequence ATGACTACAAATCCAGAACTAACAGAGAGAAAACCTCTACTTGAGCAATTTAGAGAAACTAGAAGTAGAACTTTAGAGTTAGTAAAAACTCTAGAAAAGGATGATTTTGTGGTACAAACTGCATTTTTCATGAGTCCACCAAAATGGCACGTCGGACACGTTAGTTGGATTTATGAAGCAATTATGAGTAAACTAGACAAAAATTATGAATTTTATTCAAAAGAATTTTCAGAATATCTTAATTCCTATTATCAACAATTTGGCGTTCCACATGACAAAGGATTGCGAGGTGTAATTTCTAGACCAACTGTTGATCAGATTTTTCAATATTTCAATACAATCAATCAAAGAGTAGAGAAATTTATTGAAACTCAGTCTTTAGACAAAAATGCAGTTCGATTAATCACAATGGGATTTCATCATGAATGTCAACATCAAGAATTGTTAGTGTATGATTTACAACATCTTCTTGCTGAACAATATAGACCAGTAAAGAAAAATCAAATCCAAAAACAAAACAGTGTTGAACAAAGTTCTGTTCAGATAAACGGGGGATTATACACTATGGGATTCAATGGAAAAAAATTCTGCTACGATATTGAACTTCCAGAACATAAAGTATACCTGAATAATTACAAAATTGATGTGTTTCCAATTACAAACAAGCAATATCTAGAATTTATCGAAGATGGAGGATATGAGACATACAAGTATTGGTTATCAGATGGTTGGGAGAAAGTAAAAGATAACAAATGGAATGCACCAATGTATTGGGAAAAAGTTAATGGTAAATGGAATGTTAGAGACTTTTTAGGAATCCGAGAAATTAACCCAAATGAACCAGTATGCCATGTCAGTTTCTATGAGGCTGATGCATATTGTAAATGGGCAGGAAAAAGATTACCAACAGAAGCAGAATGGGAAAAAGCAGCATGTTGGAATGAATCAAAACAAGAAAAAACCATTTTCCCATGGGGAAATGAACAACCAACAGAGAACAAAGCCAATCTTCTTGAATCATATCACTGGGGATGCACAGAGATTGGAACATATCCAGAAGGAATCAGTTCATCAGGATGTCAGCAAATGATCGGAGACATATGGGAATGGACATCATCAGAATTTACAGGATATCCAGGTTTCAAAACAGGATTTGATGAATATAATGACAAATGGTTTACAAATCAAAAAGTTTTGAGAGGAGGTTCGTTTGGCACACCAAAAATGTCAATACGTGGAAGTTATAGGAATTTCTTTAGATTAGATGAAAGATGGTTGTTTTCAGGTTTTAGATGTGCTGAAGATATTTAG
- a CDS encoding gamma-glutamyl-gamma-aminobutyrate hydrolase family protein (Members of this family of hydrolases with an active site Cys residue belong to MEROPS family C26.) — protein MVKKIGITLRIETIQEYDEKRDALSHDWFDFFQKLNCLPVLIPNKLREVESFLEEMDLNGLILSGGDNIGDDPERDKTEKKIMTFAMTNNIPLLGVCRGMQVINQFFNGKIIFDNSNIHVGKNHVVDIIDTKFSNFLQTNTMNVNSFHHNLIDKSSLGKNLIPFAFSSIDQTIEGFYHENSPILGVMWHPERVNLNSNQTELVNMLYCDKIW, from the coding sequence TTGGTAAAAAAAATTGGCATTACTTTACGTATTGAAACTATTCAGGAATATGATGAAAAACGAGATGCTTTAAGTCATGATTGGTTTGACTTTTTTCAAAAACTAAATTGTCTTCCAGTATTAATTCCAAATAAACTCCGTGAAGTTGAATCCTTTTTAGAAGAAATGGACTTAAATGGATTGATTCTTTCAGGCGGTGATAATATTGGAGACGATCCTGAACGTGATAAAACTGAAAAAAAAATTATGACTTTTGCGATGACTAATAATATTCCTCTATTGGGAGTCTGCAGAGGTATGCAAGTAATTAACCAATTCTTCAATGGTAAAATAATTTTTGATAATTCTAATATTCATGTTGGGAAAAATCATGTAGTTGATATTATCGATACAAAATTTTCCAATTTTTTACAAACTAATACAATGAATGTAAATTCATTTCACCATAATTTGATTGATAAATCTTCTTTGGGGAAAAATCTAATTCCATTTGCATTTTCTTCTATTGATCAAACAATTGAGGGCTTCTATCATGAAAATTCCCCTATTTTGGGAGTCATGTGGCATCCTGAACGTGTGAATTTGAATTCAAATCAAACTGAACTTGTAAACATGTTATACTGTGATAAAATTTGGTAA
- a CDS encoding NADPH-dependent FMN reductase, with protein sequence MNIAVILGSLRKDRNGERVGRYITKKIQDRRHKVSVVDPMELDLPILDRMYKEMENPESKFQKLHDMIISADGYVPITPEYNHTISAALKNTLDYCLEEYFFKPSAIVSYSVGSFGGINAAQHLRHIFAELGSPSIPSSLQISKVHEAFDESGNLLHQEYEKRIERFLDEFEWYLNALKNQREKGTPY encoded by the coding sequence ATGAACATAGCAGTAATTTTAGGTTCTCTAAGAAAGGATAGAAATGGAGAAAGAGTAGGACGATACATCACGAAGAAAATTCAAGATAGAAGACACAAAGTCTCAGTAGTGGATCCAATGGAGTTGGATTTACCAATTTTAGATAGAATGTATAAAGAAATGGAAAATCCTGAATCTAAATTCCAAAAATTACATGATATGATAATTTCTGCTGATGGATATGTTCCAATTACGCCTGAATACAACCATACAATATCAGCTGCCTTGAAAAATACCCTTGATTATTGTCTTGAAGAATATTTTTTCAAACCTTCTGCCATAGTTTCCTATTCAGTAGGTTCCTTTGGAGGAATTAATGCAGCACAGCATTTACGGCATATTTTTGCAGAATTAGGTTCCCCATCAATTCCATCTTCACTTCAAATTTCTAAAGTACATGAAGCATTTGATGAATCAGGAAATCTCTTGCATCAAGAATATGAAAAAAGAATTGAACGTTTTTTAGACGAATTTGAATGGTATCTTAATGCATTAAAAAATCAGAGAGAGAAAGGAACTCCTTACTGA
- a CDS encoding two-component system sensor histidine kinase NtrB, translated as MIIASFLSLSHFVNEHTIFENSVLLVSELKQHSDVLIFEVHKYVNGVPYADPENSIIHMEEEFNILKNGGVSHNLTLNPLPTKFLNAHNIAQTKLIVYTNYVGEILKEENPKFGFNDLIFTNLDTAKFDTNGALDYLLSLMLEENKIYSKNLLILQIGLAILNVGVHVMVLLIILDLLRKQSEKERRLEKLASIGELASRVSHDIRNPLTTIKGVVDLLTSQKSTVTDEKDIQRLELIKKSVTQINHQVEDVLDYVRTNKISLEKTSLLEIINLAAKRVSIPDSVEVSYPEKDYTIRCDKLKMEIVFVNLLLNAVDAVRREGKIAIRMKSVDNFIEIQVEDSGPGIDSESISEIFEPLFTLKQKGTGLGLASCKNIIEQHEGTINVSNNPTTFTIMIPSNL; from the coding sequence TTGATTATTGCTAGTTTTTTATCATTATCTCACTTCGTCAACGAACATACCATTTTTGAAAATTCTGTACTTCTTGTATCTGAACTCAAACAACATTCAGATGTACTGATCTTTGAAGTGCACAAATATGTTAATGGAGTTCCATACGCAGATCCTGAAAACTCGATAATTCACATGGAAGAGGAATTTAACATATTAAAAAATGGGGGAGTGTCTCACAATTTGACCTTAAACCCCCTTCCAACTAAATTTTTAAACGCACATAATATTGCTCAAACCAAATTAATTGTTTATACTAATTATGTGGGAGAAATTCTAAAAGAAGAAAATCCAAAATTCGGTTTTAATGATTTAATATTTACAAATCTCGATACTGCAAAATTTGACACTAATGGTGCTTTAGATTATTTATTATCTCTGATGCTAGAAGAAAATAAAATTTACAGTAAAAATCTTTTAATTTTACAAATTGGTCTTGCAATCCTAAATGTTGGAGTGCATGTAATGGTGTTATTGATTATTCTTGATCTTTTAAGAAAACAATCTGAAAAAGAAAGGCGATTAGAAAAATTGGCTTCAATTGGAGAACTTGCATCCCGAGTTTCACATGACATACGTAATCCATTGACTACAATTAAAGGAGTGGTAGATTTACTAACTTCACAAAAATCTACTGTAACTGATGAGAAAGACATTCAACGTTTAGAATTAATAAAAAAATCTGTTACTCAAATAAATCATCAGGTAGAAGATGTACTTGATTATGTTAGAACAAACAAAATTTCATTAGAAAAAACATCTTTGCTAGAAATAATTAATCTAGCTGCAAAACGTGTTTCTATCCCTGATTCTGTTGAGGTTTCATATCCTGAAAAAGACTATACAATAAGATGTGACAAACTCAAAATGGAGATTGTATTTGTGAATTTGTTGTTAAATGCAGTTGATGCAGTACGTAGAGAAGGAAAGATTGCAATTAGAATGAAAAGTGTTGATAACTTTATTGAGATTCAGGTGGAAGACTCTGGACCTGGAATTGATTCGGAGTCTATCTCAGAAATATTTGAACCTCTTTTTACTCTAAAACAAAAAGGTACGGGTCTTGGGTTGGCTAGCTGCAAAAATATCATAGAACAACATGAAGGCACAATCAATGTATCTAACAATCCAACAACATTTACAATTATGATTCCTTCAAATCTCTAA
- the proS gene encoding proline--tRNA ligase yields MSKEDVGITVSKNEDFSEWYTQVVLKAKLADYAPVKGLIVLRPDGHSIWESLKNTFDKKFAKNGIRNGFLPVLIPESLLGKEQKHFAGFNPEVFWVTHSGTNEIGDRLALRPTSETLAYTLYSKWIQSWRDLPLKINFWNTALRAEIKATKPFLRTSEFLWQEGHTVHITQEEAEQEVMKILDIYKNTVEEELAIPVTTGKKSEKEKFVGAVYTTTMESIMPDGKALQMGTSHFLGQNFSKPFEVKFADKDNVEHFAWQTSWGVSWRLIGAMIMAHGDDQGLVLPPKVAPTQVVIVPIYRNDEGRDKVLPKVKEIQESLEAKDIRVQVDDRQGLSPGYKFNDWEMKGVPIRIEIGPKDIEKQSIVVAKRYNREKTNLQFSEIEKVVEVLDEIQKNMLEKAREQSKENTKYVSDYTEFKLKIEEGGFFNAPWCGKLECEEKIKEETGADIRVIPFGSEDTNSKCMYCGEQSKSIPIFARGY; encoded by the coding sequence TTGAGTAAAGAAGATGTGGGGATTACAGTTTCAAAGAATGAGGATTTTAGTGAGTGGTATACTCAAGTTGTACTAAAAGCCAAACTAGCAGATTACGCACCAGTTAAAGGGTTAATCGTGCTCAGACCAGATGGACATTCCATTTGGGAATCATTGAAAAATACATTTGACAAAAAATTTGCAAAAAACGGAATCAGAAATGGATTTCTTCCAGTATTAATTCCTGAATCACTGTTAGGCAAAGAGCAAAAACACTTTGCAGGTTTCAATCCAGAAGTATTTTGGGTAACACATTCAGGAACAAATGAAATTGGAGACAGACTAGCATTAAGACCAACATCTGAGACACTAGCATACACATTATACTCAAAATGGATTCAGAGTTGGAGGGATCTTCCACTAAAGATTAATTTTTGGAATACAGCATTACGTGCAGAAATCAAGGCAACAAAACCATTTCTCAGAACATCAGAATTTTTGTGGCAAGAAGGACATACTGTGCACATAACACAAGAAGAAGCAGAACAAGAAGTAATGAAAATTCTAGACATTTACAAAAATACTGTTGAAGAAGAATTAGCAATTCCAGTTACAACTGGAAAGAAGAGTGAGAAAGAAAAATTCGTTGGTGCAGTATATACAACTACAATGGAATCAATTATGCCAGATGGAAAAGCATTGCAAATGGGCACATCACATTTCCTAGGACAAAATTTTTCAAAACCATTTGAAGTAAAATTTGCTGACAAAGACAATGTAGAACATTTTGCATGGCAAACATCATGGGGAGTGTCTTGGAGATTAATTGGTGCAATGATAATGGCTCACGGAGATGATCAGGGTCTTGTGTTGCCACCCAAAGTTGCACCAACACAAGTAGTGATTGTTCCAATTTACAGAAATGATGAAGGAAGAGACAAAGTATTACCAAAAGTAAAAGAAATTCAAGAAAGTTTAGAGGCAAAAGATATTCGAGTTCAAGTAGACGACAGACAAGGATTGTCACCAGGCTACAAATTCAACGACTGGGAGATGAAAGGGGTTCCAATACGCATAGAGATTGGACCAAAAGATATTGAAAAACAAAGCATTGTTGTTGCAAAAAGATACAATCGTGAAAAGACAAATTTGCAATTTAGTGAGATAGAAAAAGTTGTTGAGGTTTTAGATGAGATACAAAAAAACATGTTAGAAAAGGCACGAGAACAATCAAAAGAAAACACGAAATACGTATCAGATTACACAGAATTCAAATTAAAAATTGAGGAAGGAGGATTCTTCAACGCCCCTTGGTGTGGAAAATTAGAATGCGAAGAGAAGATAAAAGAAGAGACAGGGGCAGATATACGAGTAATTCCATTTGGAAGTGAAGATACTAATTCAAAATGCATGTATTGTGGGGAACAAAGCAAATCAATTCCAATTTTTGCAAGAGGGTATTGA
- a CDS encoding phosphocholine cytidylyltransferase family protein, translating to MVKLIILGAGEGTRLRPLTQNCPKCMVNIFGKSLLEHQINTAKNCGIDEIIIVKGFLGYMIQIPNIRYYENKYYDSTNMVETLFCAEKELNESVIVSYGDIIYQKNILKKLIDSPDDFSVVIDKNWKNYWQIRFSNILDDVESLRLKDGYIMDIGQKPNSLDNIDGQYIGLMKFQHNALSTLKTFYHNSKEQSKLGTNPLNPKIPFTKSYMTDLLQGLIHNGQNIKAIEINGGWLELDTLNDFEIYQKLYAQNSLKEFFNLES from the coding sequence TTGGTAAAATTAATAATTTTAGGTGCTGGTGAAGGAACTAGATTAAGACCATTAACTCAAAATTGTCCAAAATGCATGGTGAATATTTTTGGTAAATCATTATTAGAACACCAAATTAATACTGCAAAAAACTGTGGAATTGATGAAATTATTATTGTTAAAGGATTTCTTGGATATATGATCCAAATCCCAAATATTCGTTATTATGAAAATAAATATTATGATTCTACAAATATGGTTGAAACACTCTTTTGTGCTGAAAAAGAATTGAATGAATCTGTAATTGTATCTTATGGTGATATTATTTATCAAAAAAACATCTTGAAAAAATTAATTGATTCTCCTGATGATTTTTCAGTGGTTATAGATAAAAATTGGAAAAATTACTGGCAAATTCGTTTTTCAAATATTCTTGATGATGTTGAAAGTTTACGATTAAAAGATGGTTATATAATGGATATTGGGCAAAAACCCAACTCATTAGATAATATCGACGGTCAATACATTGGTTTGATGAAATTTCAACATAATGCATTATCTACTCTAAAGACTTTTTATCATAATTCAAAAGAACAATCAAAATTAGGAACAAATCCTCTCAATCCAAAAATCCCTTTTACAAAATCATACATGACAGATTTGTTACAAGGCCTAATTCATAATGGACAAAACATCAAAGCAATTGAAATTAATGGTGGATGGTTGGAATTGGATACTTTGAATGATTTTGAAATTTATCAAAAACTATATGCTCAAAACTCATTAAAAGAATTTTTTAATTTGGAGAGTTGA